The following proteins are encoded in a genomic region of Halalkalicoccus subterraneus:
- a CDS encoding alpha/beta fold hydrolase, whose amino-acid sequence MSTTDHGTIEEITGKYVNVEIDGVDHRVYFEENGPKDGIPLLCQHTAGCNNQEWRHLLDDEDITDQFRVIAYDLPFHGKSIPPESEEWWEEDYELNAEQFAETIVSISDALDLDNPIYMGSSMGGNITLELADWYPEEFRALIGLECGAHSPGFHIDWLDHPQVNTTEVNAYSCWGLMAKQSPEQTRRETMYHYEQGATGVFKGDLYYYSVDHDYRDKLDQIDATECPLYAVNGEYDYLTDPDDGREVAEGVGEGATAVEMADIGHFPMSENPELFNAYLKEVLSDITGTREEPLPDVLETEDVGVKL is encoded by the coding sequence ATGAGTACGACTGATCACGGTACTATTGAGGAAATCACGGGCAAGTACGTTAACGTCGAAATTGATGGTGTTGACCACAGAGTTTACTTCGAGGAGAACGGCCCGAAGGACGGTATTCCCCTCCTCTGTCAGCATACCGCCGGTTGTAACAATCAGGAGTGGCGTCACCTTCTCGACGACGAAGACATCACGGACCAATTCCGTGTCATCGCCTACGACCTCCCATTCCACGGAAAGTCCATCCCACCGGAGAGCGAAGAATGGTGGGAAGAAGACTATGAACTAAATGCTGAACAATTCGCTGAGACCATCGTCAGCATCTCTGACGCACTTGATCTCGACAACCCAATCTACATGGGGTCGAGTATGGGCGGCAACATCACTCTCGAACTCGCCGACTGGTACCCCGAGGAGTTCCGAGCACTCATCGGGTTGGAGTGTGGTGCTCACAGTCCGGGGTTCCACATCGACTGGCTTGACCACCCACAGGTGAACACGACCGAAGTCAACGCCTACTCGTGCTGGGGGCTCATGGCGAAGCAGAGTCCTGAGCAGACCCGACGTGAGACGATGTATCACTACGAACAGGGTGCTACTGGTGTCTTCAAGGGTGACCTCTACTACTACTCTGTCGACCACGACTACCGGGACAAACTCGACCAAATCGATGCAACCGAGTGTCCCCTGTATGCCGTGAACGGCGAGTACGACTACCTAACCGATCCCGATGATGGACGTGAGGTCGCTGAAGGCGTCGGTGAAGGCGCGACCGCCGTCGAAATGGCCGATATCGGCCACTTCCCGATGAGCGAGAATCCCGAACTCTTCAACGCGTACCTGAAGGAAGTCCTAAGCGATATCACGGGCACCCGCGAGGAACCACTCCCTGATGTCCTCGAAACAGAAGACGTCGGTGTGAAACTCTAA